In one Choloepus didactylus isolate mChoDid1 chromosome 1, mChoDid1.pri, whole genome shotgun sequence genomic region, the following are encoded:
- the TFF2 gene encoding trefoil factor 2, with protein sequence MEHRLTCILAVALLLTLGTLAQEPTETCTMLPRERRNCGEPGITPAVCRSRGCCFDNTVSGFPWCFHPLEPEIPEEGFLLCDSSIGVWPLQDDHPARQQPVHTQGPSPLRIQLPHSSQFQPLSPQLGNVEHSHGGESEGYQAFTENELVIEKPTEGGGSEPGGAAAPAETEGGSEAAVLRVRGAPAKRRRWPPRPLRELRTKPKRVIKRGSRCGAAPSSELHLLGSPQGEVSANMRLCSTPLLAALLVLGLYMLVAGQKPSACRCSRITPKSRKNCGFPGITSDQCFTSGCCFDSSVRGVPWCFTPLPEQESEECVMEVTEREDCGYPGISSQLCAARNCCFSDTTPQVPWCFHPLSAQDCHY encoded by the exons ATGGAGCACAGGCTGACCTGCATTCTGGCCGTTGCCCTCCTGCTGACCCTCGGCACCCTGGCGCAGGAACCGACAG AGACGTGCACGATGCTTCCCCGTGAAAGGCGGAACTGCGGCGAGCCCGGCATCACGCCCGCGGTGTGTAGAAGCAGAGGCTGCTGTTTTGACAACACTGTTTCCGGATTCCCGTGGTGTTTCCATCCTTTGGAGCCTGAAATTCCAGAAGAAG GCTTTCTGCTCTGTGACTCCTCCATCGGGGTGTGGCCCCTCCAGGATGACCACCCTGCCCGGCAGCAGCCTGTCCACACCCAGGGCCCTTCAC CCCTGCGGATCCAGCTGCCCCATAGCTCCCAATTCCAGCCCCTGTCTCCTCAGCTCG GGAATGTAGAACATTCCCATGGAGGAGAAAGTGAAGGATACCAGGCGTTTACTGAAAACGAGCTTGTTATTGAAAAGCCCACGGAGGGGGGCGGGTCGGAGCCCGGCGGCGCGGCGGCGCCCGCCGAAACTGAAGGTGGTTCCGAGGCGGCGGTGCTCCGGGTCCGAGGGGCTCCAGCGAAACGGCGGCGGTGGCCCCCGAGGCCCCTGAGGGAACTGAGGACGAAGCC AAAGAGGGTTATAAAGCGCGGCTCACGGTGCGGGGCTGCACCTTCTTCGGAGCTGCACCTTCTGGGGAGCCCTCAGGGTGAGGTCAGTGCCAACATGAGACTTTGCAGCACCCCTCTGCTGGCAGCGCTCCTCGTCCTGGGGCTGTACATGCTGGTGGCTGGCCAAAAGCCTT CTGCCTGCCGGTGCTCGCGCATAACCCCCAAGAGCAGGAAGAACTGCGGCTTCCCGGGGATCACCAGCGACCAGTGCTTCACCTCGGGGTGCTGCTTTGACTCCAGCGTGCGGGGGGTGCCCTGGTGCTTCACCCCACTTCCAGAGCAAG AGTCGGAGGAGTGCGTCATGGAAGTGACGGAGCGCGAGGACTGCGGGTACCCGGGCATCAGCTCCCAACTGTGCGCTGCGCGCAACTGCTGCTTCTCAGACACCACCCCGCAAGTGCCCTGGTGTTTCCACCCTCTCTCCGCGCAAG ACTGTCATTATTAG
- the LOC119530156 gene encoding UBX domain-containing protein 2A-like codes for MKEVDNLESINEEWVYETGSDNQPLSDNQQTDCEYFVDSLFEEAQKTGAKCLSPTEEKKQVDVSITLWKNGFTVNDDFRSYSDGASQQFLNSIKKGELPLELQGIFDKEELDVKVEDKKNEICVSTKPVFQPFSGQGHRLGSATPKIISKAKSIEVKNKNNMSAVPLNNLEPITNIQIWLANGKRVIQKFNISHRVSHIKDFIEKYQGSQRSPPFSLATALPFLKLLDETLTLEEADLQNAVIIQRLQKAADPCRGLS; via the coding sequence atgaaagaagtaGACAATCTTGAAAGTATAAATGAAGAATGGGTTTATGAAACAGGTTCTGACAACCAACCTCTTAGTGACAACCAGCAAACAgattgtgaatattttgttgacaGCCTTTTTGAGGAAGCACAGAAGACTGGTGCCAAATGCTTGTCACCcactgaagaaaagaaacaggtaGATGTTAGTATCACATTATGGAAAAATGGGTTTACAGTCAATGATGATTTCAGAAGTTATTCTGATGGTGCGAGTCAACAGTTTCTGAACTCCATCAAAAAGGGGGAATTACCTTTAGAATTACAGGGAATTTTTGATAAAGAAGAGTTGGATGTTAAagttgaagataaaaaaaatgaaatatgtgtgTCAACGAAGCCTGTATTCCAGCCGTTCTCAGGCCAGGGTCACAGACTAGGAAGTGCCACaccaaaaattatttctaaagcaAAGAGTATTgaagtaaagaataaaaataatatgtctGCTGTCCCGCTTAACAACTTGGAACCTATCACTAATATACAGATCTGGTTAGCCAATGGGAAAAGGGTCAtccagaaatttaacatttctcaTAGGGTAAGCCACATCAAAGACTTCATCGAAAAATACCAAGGATCTCAGAGAAGTCCTCCCTTTTCTCTGGCCACAGCTCTCCCTTTCCTCAAATTGCTAGATGAAACGCTCACACTGGAAGAAGCAGATTTACAGAACGCTGTCATCATTCAGAGACTCCAAAAAGCTGCTGACCCTTGTAGAGGACTTTCATAG